ATGAAGCCTGCAATCTGCGATGCTGTAAATTCCATATCGTGCAAAGATACGAAATTATGAAATATTGGGATGTTTTTTTACCTTTCAGCAAGTATTATTCACTGGATCGCTTAATGAAAAACCATCGGCCCACTTTTCCTAAACCTGATCGCATCAGAATCCAGAACATTCTTCCTAAATTCTGCCTGTTTTTCGGGAGTATTTTCTAACATGCAAACTTCCACATAATTTTCAAGCTCCATTAAGCCCCAGCACGGAACATTCTTCATTTTGTCCCGATTTTGAGGGTTCTGAGCAAACTCATTCAGAAAATTCATAATGTCATTCAGCTCTTTGTATGAGTAAGTTTTATTCTGAAACAAAACATTCCTGGCACCAATAATCTTTATGACTTCTGATTTCCCTTTTTGCAGGTTTCCCCTGATATTGATGACCAGATTTCCTTTATCATTAATGAAAGCACCACTGTAATAGTTCGGAATATTTTTCCCATAACGTTTCAGAAGTTTTTCCAGTTTCTGATTGGCGTCCCACTGGAATGATGCGTCAGCTTCTGCAAAGGGTTTTTCAGCTGTAAAGGCTTTTTTGAGGGTGTCTTTTTCCGGAATCCGGGCTTTTAGGCCTTCACCATTTTTGAATGATGAGTCTTTTGGCTTTATTTCCGCCGGGATCACAGAATTTTCCACCTTATTTTCTGAAATGGTTTGCTTTTGCGCTGTTTCCGTTTTCCCAGGCTGACACGCAAGAACCGTCAATGCTGTAAGAACCGAAAGGATTTTCATTTTTTTTAGCTTAAACATTTCAATTTCAGTGCCATCCAGTTATTTTCTGAAAAATGAAGCCTGTTAACTGATTTCCCTTGGAAAATAAAGAATGTATTTTGTGTTCAGCTCCGTGATGGAAGATGACAGAATCTGGCTTTCAAACTCATCCAGTTTTATTGTTTCACCGTTTTTTCGAAGAAGGTAAACCGGCTGTTTTGCTTTGTTATAAGGCAGTAAACTTCTGGAAATCTGTTCCACTACTTTATCCCCATGGGTGGTACTGAAAAATGAATTGGTCTTTGAAATTTTTTCCCGGATGAATTCTTCATCAAACGGCTGGGACGAAATGATGGTTTTGGGCAAGCGTCTCTTAATCACCGATTTACAGAAGTAGGACAGGATCAGATCATCATCGTTCTGCCAGAATTTCATTGCCTGAATGACATCATTATCATCCAGTTCGGTGAATCTCCGTATGTCTTCTTCCGATCCTTCTGAAAATGTATTTTTATTCAGGAAATACGTCAGGTTTTCAGAAGCCGGCAGATTTTTCCCGGACAAAGTCAACTGTTTTGCCCGCTCCAGGATTTTCACAAGGATATGTTCAGAAAGTGCGGCCGTTTTGTGGTAATACACCTGCCAGTACATAAACATCCGTGCCGTGAGGTAATTTTCAACCGAGTAAATTCCCTTCGCATCGATCACCAGTTCGTCGCCTGAAACATTCATCATCGATATGATGCGTTCGGTGTTCACATTCCCTTCGGACACTCCGGTGAAAAAACTGTCGCGCTTGAGGTAATCCAACCGGTCCACATCGAGCTGCGAAGAAATCAGCTGGTTGAAAAATCTGCGGTGGTACCTGCCTTTAAACATCTCAACCGCCATTGACAGTTCGCCACCAAATTCGCGGTTGAGATTATCCATCAGCAACAGCGACAGTTTCTCGTGATGCC
The sequence above is a segment of the Chryseobacterium taklimakanense genome. Coding sequences within it:
- a CDS encoding HD domain-containing protein — protein: MQNKLKIINDPVHGFIKIPYEILFDVIEHPYFQRLRRIGQTGLLNLIFPGAVHTRFHHALGAMHLMFTALETLKLKGVTISKEEEKAAMLAILMHDIGHGPFSHALENMLMEDWHHEKLSLLLMDNLNREFGGELSMAVEMFKGRYHRRFFNQLISSQLDVDRLDYLKRDSFFTGVSEGNVNTERIISMMNVSGDELVIDAKGIYSVENYLTARMFMYWQVYYHKTAALSEHILVKILERAKQLTLSGKNLPASENLTYFLNKNTFSEGSEEDIRRFTELDDNDVIQAMKFWQNDDDLILSYFCKSVIKRRLPKTIISSQPFDEEFIREKISKTNSFFSTTHGDKVVEQISRSLLPYNKAKQPVYLLRKNGETIKLDEFESQILSSSITELNTKYILYFPREIS